CGAACTAGCCTTAACATTGCTTAAGGAGAAAAAAATAAAGAGAAGTAATAAATTCTTTGAAGATAAAGATATTAAAGGAATCTCTCCAAAGCTCAACGATTACCTAAAGAGTGGATATGACAGAGGACATATCGTTAGTTCTGCTGATATGTCTTTCTCTGAAAAGGCAATGAGAGAGACCTATTTCCTCTCAAACATATCGCCTCAAAAAAAAGAATTTAATTCTGGAATTTGGTTAAAACTTGAAAAATTAGTTAGAGAATGGGCAATCTTAAAAGGAAAGCTTTACATTATTAGCGCAGGAATTTTAACAGAGAATAAAGGGTTTATTGGGAAAAATAAAATACTGGTGCCAAAAAATTTTTATAAAATAGTGCTATCATTAAATAATGATAATTCTTACGATATAGTGTCTTTTATTATTCCAAATGAAAAGGCCAAAGACTCAGAATTAAGAAATTATACTGTGAATGTACATTTAATCGAAGATAAAACGAACATTGATTTTTTTGAAAAACTTGATGCTGGAATAAAAAAGATAATTAAGATGAAAAAAGACTCGTCTCCTTGGAAATTTAGATGAAAATGCCCTTTATCAAATTAAACATTTTCTTGTTTACAATTTTTGCCTTAGGAATAACTGTTTTATCAATATTTATACATTATGCAAACTCCAATATAAACTTTTACACCTATCTGATCAAAATCTATGACCGAGACTTATTGATTTTGATCAATAAATTCTTTATCTTCAGTGTCGGAATACTAGGTTCTATTTGGGCATATATCAATTATAAAAGAACAAATAATATACAATTTGTATTTTTTTATTACTTTATCAGCTCATATATATTTGAACCTCTTTCAATCTTTAAGTATTATTTTCTAAATGAAATATTAAGTCTAGAATTTTACTATTTCATGAAACTTTATCACTTTATAACCGTATTTTCATTGCTGAATTTATTTTTCCTCAGTCTACATATATGTGA
The sequence above is drawn from the Candidatus Borreliella tachyglossi genome and encodes:
- a CDS encoding DNA/RNA non-specific endonuclease, whose protein sequence is MKKKLKFLLCCYILILLGFLFFHQNPKILNNIKEIVSNYLETLKFKIHTPLSSIELKEEHLLPKGYLTTQVLHKKYYSLGYAESARQSEWIAYHLKREMVELALTLLKEKKIKRSNKFFEDKDIKGISPKLNDYLKSGYDRGHIVSSADMSFSEKAMRETYFLSNISPQKKEFNSGIWLKLEKLVREWAILKGKLYIISAGILTENKGFIGKNKILVPKNFYKIVLSLNNDNSYDIVSFIIPNEKAKDSELRNYTVNVHLIEDKTNIDFFEKLDAGIKKIIKMKKDSSPWKFR